A single region of the Sphaeramia orbicularis chromosome 6, fSphaOr1.1, whole genome shotgun sequence genome encodes:
- the LOC115421080 gene encoding uncharacterized protein LOC115421080 yields the protein MKTRCVFHRLGVCVLLLSGLTVSSVSVDVRPNRQQFFRGDSLSVSCADVQTDGWTVKRTLRNGNTGTCAEFGRIDGSFCVVNRLTPEASGVYWCETSSGQQSDQVSITVTDISVILDIPAVPVEIGSDVTLHCRVRGGSTLKAEFIKNSQTLTPVPVEEWTISVDHLSDADQYSCYVPLVGESLKSSLRVKGSTTTDPTTSPSGSTTSIIIAVVSLVVLLLILVLLLWKKHKGDSDSSPPVDVTYADVTIAQAANRRDKHHGEAETVYAGIKTNTEGAEDVTYSHVVSNGQRSSRRNHAQSSDPDVVYSSVRPRNT from the exons ATGAAGACTCGGTGTGTGTTCCATCGTCTCG GTGTCTGTGTCCTGCTGCTGTCTGGACTGACTGTTTCTTCAG TCTCTGTGGACGTCCGTCCAAACCGTCAGCAGTTCTTCAGAGGAGACAGTTTGTCTGTGAGTTGTGCAGATgttcagacagatggatggacagtgaAGAGGACACTGAGGAACGGAAACACTGGGACatgtgcagagtttggaaggatAGACGGGTCATTCTGCGTTGTCAATCGTCTCACGCCAGAGGCCAGTGGAGTTTACTGGTGTGAGACCAGTTCAGGACAGCAGAGTGACCAGGTGTCCATCACTGTAACAG ATATTTCTGTAATTTTGGACATCCCTGCAGTTCCTGTGGAGATAGGAAGTGATGTCACTCTGCACTGTAGAGTCAGAGGTGGTTCAACACTGAAAGCCGAGTTCATAAAAAACAGTCAGACACTCACACCTGTCCCAGTAGAAGAGTGGACCATCTCTGTAGACCACCTGTCTGATGCAGACCAGTACTCCTGTTATGTTCCATTGGTTGGTGAATCTCTAAAGAGCAGCCTGAGGGTCAAAG GTTCCACTACCACTGATCCTACAACTTCTCCCTCTGGTTCCACCACCTCGATCATCATAGCTGTGGTCTCACTGGTTGTCCTgcttctgattctggttctgctGCTGTGGAAGAAACACAAAG GTGACAGTGACTCCTCCCCTCCTGTAGATGTCACGTATGCTGATGTCACCATCGCTCAGGCAGCCAATAGGAGAG ATAAACATCATGGAGAGGCTGAGACAGTGTACGCTGGaatcaaaacaaacactgaag GAGCTGAGGACGTCACCTACAGTCACGTCGTCAGCAACGGTCAGAGGTCATCCAGACGGAACCATG CTCAGTCATCTGATCCTGACGTGGTTTATTCATCAGTCAGACCAAGAAACACATGA